The Myxococcota bacterium genomic sequence GGCGGCGGAGTGATGCACGGCAACGGCTCGAACGGTGGCCGGAGCGCGGTGATCAAGATCCTCGACCGCGAGTACCGCGTGCGGACGGACGCCGAGCAGGAGCACCTGGAGGCCGTGGCCGCGTACGTCGACTCCGTGCTGCGCGAGGTCCGGCGGACCACGCCCGACACGCAAGACGCGTCGGTGCTCGCGGCGCTCAACATCGCGAGCGAGCTCTTGCGCCGCCGCGACATGGTCGTGGTGCCACGCGAGCGCGTGCAGGCGTTGATCGAGCTGTGCGACTCCGCTCAGGGTGAGTGAGCGGAAGGCCGCACTGCGCGCGCAGTTCCGGGGCCGGCGCGGCCACGATCGGTCGGGAGCGGCGCGCGCCGCGGTCGAGCGCGTGCTGCGCATGCCGGCGCTCCAGCGCGCCGAGACGATCGCCCTGTATCAGGCGATCGGCGACGAGGTGCCGCTCGAGGCGGTCGCGCGCCGCCTGCGCGAGCTGGCCAAGCGCGTGCTGTACCCGGTGGTCGTGGGGCCGGAGCTCGAGCTCGCGCCCGACGTCGCCCGGCCCGAGCGCGTGCCGGCCGCCGAGGTCGATCTCTTCCTGGTTCCAGGTCAGGTGTTCGACCGGG encodes the following:
- a CDS encoding cell division protein ZapA; amino-acid sequence: MHGNGSNGGRSAVIKILDREYRVRTDAEQEHLEAVAAYVDSVLREVRRTTPDTQDASVLAALNIASELLRRRDMVVVPRERVQALIELCDSAQGE
- a CDS encoding 5-formyltetrahydrofolate cyclo-ligase, yielding MSERKAALRAQFRGRRGHDRSGAARAAVERVLRMPALQRAETIALYQAIGDEVPLEAVARRLRELAKRVLYPVVVGPELELAPDVARPERVPAAEVDLFLVPGQVFDRAGRRLGRGGGHYDRLLARKGSNAMVIGICYADRVVDELPEDPWDVRMDAVVTDQFHLLPGRAPS